The following coding sequences are from one Lycium ferocissimum isolate CSIRO_LF1 chromosome 3, AGI_CSIRO_Lferr_CH_V1, whole genome shotgun sequence window:
- the LOC132049974 gene encoding protein DETOXIFICATION 33-like isoform X1: MEQKTLELERQESDGGLQENKKIGNKWGVEAKKVWHIAGPAILNAVSLFSLEFVTAAFAGRLGDLELAAVSEVHNVIAGFVYGVMLGMASALATLCGQAVGAGQFNMLGVYLQRSWLITGFTSLLLTPVFVFTSPILKLLRQDKDISNLAGKYAIWIIPQMFAYALNFPMQKFLQSQSKVWFMAIISMGGLAIHVLLNWILVLKAGHGLFGAAIAGNISWWLLNIAQFVYIISGYFPEAWTGFSCLAFKSLTNFVKLSLASAIMVCLELWYFTAVILMVGGLKNATVSVDAISICLGLQLWTLTVAFGFTSSTSVRVSNELGAGNPKAAKFSVSVNVLTSAVIGLVFSATILATRKEFPRLFTNEQHVIKETSKLGYILAAIIFLNGIQPVLLGVAVGAGWQLQVALISIGCYYGFGLPLAALLGYKFKFGVEGILSAMLAGSLLQTLFQFLIIARTSWHKQALQAEERVRTWGGEPENQTTS, encoded by the exons ATGGAACAAAAGACCTTAGAATTAGAGAGACAAGAGAGTGATGGTGGCCTTCaggaaaataaaaagatagGCAATAAATGGGGTGTTGAAGCAAAAAAGGTGTGGCATATAGCAGGACCAGCTATTTTAAATGCAGTATCAttgttttctcttgaatttgtcACAGCTGCCTTTGCTGGAAGACTGGGAGATTTAGAGCTTGCTGCTGTCTCAGAAGTTCATAATGTTATAGCTGGCTTTGTCTATGGAGTCATG CTAGGGATGGCAAGTGCTCTGGCAACACTTTGTGGTCAAGCAGTGGGAGCTGGACAGTTCAACATGCTTGGAGTTTACTTGCAGAGATCATGGCTCATTACTGGAtttacatctttgttgctcacCCCAGTTTTCGTCTTCACCTCACCGATACTAAAGCTCCTACGTCAAGATAAAGACATTTCAAATCTTGCAGGAAAATACGCGATTTGGATAATTCCTCAAATGTTTGCATATGCACTCAACTTTCCTATGCAAAAGTTTCTTCAATCTCAGAGTAAAGTTTGGTTCATGGCCATTATTTCCATGGGAGGATTGGCAATTCATGTATTGCTAAATTGGATTCTTGTTTTAAAGGCGGGACATGGGCTTTTCGGTGCGGCAATTGCTGGAAATATCTCTTGGTGGCTTTTGAACATTGCTCAGTTTGTTTACATAATTTCGGGCTATTTCCCAGAGGCGTGGACTGGTTTTTCATGTCTGGCTTTCAAGTCATTGACTAATTTCGTGAAGCTATCACTTGCCTCTGCAATAATGGTGTG CTTAGAGCTTTGGTACTTCACAGCAGTGATTCTAATGGTAGGAGGCTTGAAAAATGCTACAGTTTCTGTTGACGCCATATCGATCTG TCTTGGCTTGCAACTGTGGACACTGACGGTTGCCTTTGGTTTCACTTCATCAACCAG TGTGAGAGTTTCAAATGAATTAGGAGCTGGAAATCCAAAAGCAGCAAAATTCTCCGTTTCGGTAAATGTTTTGACTTCAGCAGTGATTGGCCTTGTGTTCTCAGCAACAATATTAGCTACCAGAAAAGAGTTTCCAAGACTATTCACAAATGAGCAGCATGTCATAAAGGAGACATCAAAGCTGGGATATATTCTTGCAGCTATTATCTTCCTCAATGGCATCCAACCTGTTCTACTTG GAGTGGCAGTTGGAGCAGGATGGCAACTTCAAGTGGCCTTAATTAGCAtaggatgttattatggttttGGGCTACCACTGGCTGCATTGCTAGGTTACAAGTTCAAATTTGGAGTTGAAGGCATACTCTCAGCTATGCTTGCTGGCAGCTTACTTCAGACCCTCTTCCAGTTTCTTATCATCGCACGAACTAGTTGGCACAAACAG GCTCTTCAAGCAGAGGAGAGAGTGAGAACTTGGGGTGGTGAACCGGAGAATCAAACAACCTCCTAA
- the LOC132049974 gene encoding protein DETOXIFICATION 33-like isoform X2, whose product MEQKTLELERQESDGGLQENKKIGNKWGVEAKKVWHIAGPAILNAVSLFSLEFVTAAFAGRLGDLELAAVSEVHNVIAGFVYGVMLGMASALATLCGQAVGAGQFNMLGVYLQRSWLITGFTSLLLTPVFVFTSPILKLLRQDKDISNLAGKYAIWIIPQMFAYALNFPMQKFLQSQSKVWFMAIISMGGLAIHVLLNWILVLKAGHGLFGAAIAGNISWWLLNIAQFVYIISGYFPEAWTGFSCLAFKSLTNFVKLSLASAIMVCLGLQLWTLTVAFGFTSSTSVRVSNELGAGNPKAAKFSVSVNVLTSAVIGLVFSATILATRKEFPRLFTNEQHVIKETSKLGYILAAIIFLNGIQPVLLGVAVGAGWQLQVALISIGCYYGFGLPLAALLGYKFKFGVEGILSAMLAGSLLQTLFQFLIIARTSWHKQALQAEERVRTWGGEPENQTTS is encoded by the exons ATGGAACAAAAGACCTTAGAATTAGAGAGACAAGAGAGTGATGGTGGCCTTCaggaaaataaaaagatagGCAATAAATGGGGTGTTGAAGCAAAAAAGGTGTGGCATATAGCAGGACCAGCTATTTTAAATGCAGTATCAttgttttctcttgaatttgtcACAGCTGCCTTTGCTGGAAGACTGGGAGATTTAGAGCTTGCTGCTGTCTCAGAAGTTCATAATGTTATAGCTGGCTTTGTCTATGGAGTCATG CTAGGGATGGCAAGTGCTCTGGCAACACTTTGTGGTCAAGCAGTGGGAGCTGGACAGTTCAACATGCTTGGAGTTTACTTGCAGAGATCATGGCTCATTACTGGAtttacatctttgttgctcacCCCAGTTTTCGTCTTCACCTCACCGATACTAAAGCTCCTACGTCAAGATAAAGACATTTCAAATCTTGCAGGAAAATACGCGATTTGGATAATTCCTCAAATGTTTGCATATGCACTCAACTTTCCTATGCAAAAGTTTCTTCAATCTCAGAGTAAAGTTTGGTTCATGGCCATTATTTCCATGGGAGGATTGGCAATTCATGTATTGCTAAATTGGATTCTTGTTTTAAAGGCGGGACATGGGCTTTTCGGTGCGGCAATTGCTGGAAATATCTCTTGGTGGCTTTTGAACATTGCTCAGTTTGTTTACATAATTTCGGGCTATTTCCCAGAGGCGTGGACTGGTTTTTCATGTCTGGCTTTCAAGTCATTGACTAATTTCGTGAAGCTATCACTTGCCTCTGCAATAATGGTGTG TCTTGGCTTGCAACTGTGGACACTGACGGTTGCCTTTGGTTTCACTTCATCAACCAG TGTGAGAGTTTCAAATGAATTAGGAGCTGGAAATCCAAAAGCAGCAAAATTCTCCGTTTCGGTAAATGTTTTGACTTCAGCAGTGATTGGCCTTGTGTTCTCAGCAACAATATTAGCTACCAGAAAAGAGTTTCCAAGACTATTCACAAATGAGCAGCATGTCATAAAGGAGACATCAAAGCTGGGATATATTCTTGCAGCTATTATCTTCCTCAATGGCATCCAACCTGTTCTACTTG GAGTGGCAGTTGGAGCAGGATGGCAACTTCAAGTGGCCTTAATTAGCAtaggatgttattatggttttGGGCTACCACTGGCTGCATTGCTAGGTTACAAGTTCAAATTTGGAGTTGAAGGCATACTCTCAGCTATGCTTGCTGGCAGCTTACTTCAGACCCTCTTCCAGTTTCTTATCATCGCACGAACTAGTTGGCACAAACAG GCTCTTCAAGCAGAGGAGAGAGTGAGAACTTGGGGTGGTGAACCGGAGAATCAAACAACCTCCTAA
- the LOC132049974 gene encoding protein DETOXIFICATION 29-like isoform X3, which yields MASALATLCGQAVGAGQFNMLGVYLQRSWLITGFTSLLLTPVFVFTSPILKLLRQDKDISNLAGKYAIWIIPQMFAYALNFPMQKFLQSQSKVWFMAIISMGGLAIHVLLNWILVLKAGHGLFGAAIAGNISWWLLNIAQFVYIISGYFPEAWTGFSCLAFKSLTNFVKLSLASAIMVCLELWYFTAVILMVGGLKNATVSVDAISICLGLQLWTLTVAFGFTSSTSVRVSNELGAGNPKAAKFSVSVNVLTSAVIGLVFSATILATRKEFPRLFTNEQHVIKETSKLGYILAAIIFLNGIQPVLLGVAVGAGWQLQVALISIGCYYGFGLPLAALLGYKFKFGVEGILSAMLAGSLLQTLFQFLIIARTSWHKQALQAEERVRTWGGEPENQTTS from the exons ATGGCAAGTGCTCTGGCAACACTTTGTGGTCAAGCAGTGGGAGCTGGACAGTTCAACATGCTTGGAGTTTACTTGCAGAGATCATGGCTCATTACTGGAtttacatctttgttgctcacCCCAGTTTTCGTCTTCACCTCACCGATACTAAAGCTCCTACGTCAAGATAAAGACATTTCAAATCTTGCAGGAAAATACGCGATTTGGATAATTCCTCAAATGTTTGCATATGCACTCAACTTTCCTATGCAAAAGTTTCTTCAATCTCAGAGTAAAGTTTGGTTCATGGCCATTATTTCCATGGGAGGATTGGCAATTCATGTATTGCTAAATTGGATTCTTGTTTTAAAGGCGGGACATGGGCTTTTCGGTGCGGCAATTGCTGGAAATATCTCTTGGTGGCTTTTGAACATTGCTCAGTTTGTTTACATAATTTCGGGCTATTTCCCAGAGGCGTGGACTGGTTTTTCATGTCTGGCTTTCAAGTCATTGACTAATTTCGTGAAGCTATCACTTGCCTCTGCAATAATGGTGTG CTTAGAGCTTTGGTACTTCACAGCAGTGATTCTAATGGTAGGAGGCTTGAAAAATGCTACAGTTTCTGTTGACGCCATATCGATCTG TCTTGGCTTGCAACTGTGGACACTGACGGTTGCCTTTGGTTTCACTTCATCAACCAG TGTGAGAGTTTCAAATGAATTAGGAGCTGGAAATCCAAAAGCAGCAAAATTCTCCGTTTCGGTAAATGTTTTGACTTCAGCAGTGATTGGCCTTGTGTTCTCAGCAACAATATTAGCTACCAGAAAAGAGTTTCCAAGACTATTCACAAATGAGCAGCATGTCATAAAGGAGACATCAAAGCTGGGATATATTCTTGCAGCTATTATCTTCCTCAATGGCATCCAACCTGTTCTACTTG GAGTGGCAGTTGGAGCAGGATGGCAACTTCAAGTGGCCTTAATTAGCAtaggatgttattatggttttGGGCTACCACTGGCTGCATTGCTAGGTTACAAGTTCAAATTTGGAGTTGAAGGCATACTCTCAGCTATGCTTGCTGGCAGCTTACTTCAGACCCTCTTCCAGTTTCTTATCATCGCACGAACTAGTTGGCACAAACAG GCTCTTCAAGCAGAGGAGAGAGTGAGAACTTGGGGTGGTGAACCGGAGAATCAAACAACCTCCTAA